The Theropithecus gelada isolate Dixy chromosome X, Tgel_1.0, whole genome shotgun sequence genome includes a window with the following:
- the LOC112616504 gene encoding thymosin beta-15A yields MSDKPDLSEVEKFDRSKLKKTNTEEKNTLPSKETIQQEKECVQTS; encoded by the exons ATGAGTGATAAACCAGACTTGTCGGAAGTGGAGAAGTTTGACAGGTCAAAACTGAAGAAAACtaatactgaagaaaaaaacactCTTCCCTCAAAGGAAA ctaTCCAGCAGGAGAAAGAGTGTGTTCAAACATCATAA